The uncultured Bacteroides sp. genome has a segment encoding these proteins:
- a CDS encoding DUF3570 domain-containing protein, with the protein MKKIVVTVAALILFLNVSKAQTDSTKYRKLKIDEVNFVTSYYHQNGQNSAVTGGIGDERLDDSGNSIDLQLSKFDKKNNKHIFGIELGVDVYSSASSDKIDPKTISSASSHDVRVSPSASYLFENTKHNYSLGGGLSFSNEFDYTSVGANVLYSKASKDKNTEFSAKASVFLDTWRVILPVELRPKSPNLDYKQGDNAPRNSYNLALGLTQVINQRLQMSVLTDIGYQKGLLGTAYQRVYFKDNGENAYSEKLPGNRFKLPIGVRANYFLGDRFILRAFYRYYTDSWKLTAHTAELEVPYKITPFMSIAPFYRFNTQSGVEYFKPYKEHMLSDKESYYTSDYDLSKFTSNLFGLNFRVTSANGIFGIKQLNTLEMRYSYYNRSTNLTSHLITLALKFK; encoded by the coding sequence ATGAAGAAAATAGTTGTAACAGTGGCTGCACTCATCTTGTTTTTGAATGTCTCAAAAGCACAAACAGATAGCACTAAATATAGAAAGTTAAAGATTGACGAAGTAAACTTTGTGACCAGTTACTATCACCAGAACGGACAGAACTCTGCTGTTACCGGTGGCATTGGAGACGAAAGGCTGGACGATTCTGGCAACTCTATTGATCTTCAATTAAGTAAATTTGATAAGAAAAATAACAAGCACATTTTTGGAATAGAATTAGGAGTTGATGTTTATAGTTCGGCTTCCTCTGATAAAATAGACCCAAAGACTATTTCGTCAGCATCCAGTCATGATGTACGTGTTTCTCCTTCAGCCAGTTATTTATTTGAGAATACAAAGCATAATTATTCGCTGGGAGGTGGTCTTTCTTTTTCCAATGAATTCGATTATACTTCGGTAGGTGCTAATGTTCTATATTCAAAGGCCTCAAAAGATAAGAATACCGAATTCTCGGCCAAGGCATCAGTCTTTCTGGATACATGGAGGGTAATATTACCTGTTGAGCTACGCCCTAAAAGTCCAAACCTCGATTATAAACAGGGAGATAACGCTCCCCGTAATTCATATAATCTAGCATTGGGGTTAACACAGGTTATAAACCAACGCCTACAAATGTCTGTACTTACCGATATTGGCTATCAAAAAGGATTGTTAGGAACTGCTTATCAACGGGTTTACTTTAAGGATAATGGCGAGAATGCTTATTCGGAAAAGCTTCCCGGTAATCGGTTTAAGTTGCCTATTGGAGTACGAGCCAATTACTTTTTAGGAGACCGGTTCATCTTGCGTGCATTCTACCGTTACTATACGGATAGTTGGAAACTTACTGCTCATACAGCCGAGCTTGAGGTTCCTTACAAGATTACGCCATTTATGTCTATCGCTCCGTTCTATCGTTTCAATACCCAATCGGGTGTTGAATACTTTAAGCCATACAAGGAGCATATGCTATCTGATAAAGAATCATATTACACAAGTGATTATGATTTATCTAAATTCACAAGTAATCTTTTCGGGTTAAACTTCCGTGTAACATCGGCTAATGGAATATTTGGAATAAAGCAACTTAATACTCTTGAGATGAGGTACAGTTATTACAATCGTAGTACTAACTTAACATCACATTTAATAACTCTGGCTCTTAAATTCAAATAA
- a CDS encoding TrpB-like pyridoxal phosphate-dependent enzyme: MSNQTKKFILPEEEIPHYWYNIQADMVNKPMPPLHPGTKQPLKAEDLYPIFAQELAKQELNQEDAWVEIPEDVRELYKNYRCTPLVRAYGLEKALGTPAHIYFKNESVSPVGSHKLNSAIAQAYYCKKEGITNITTETGAGQWGAAMSYAAKAFGLELAVYMVKISYEQKPYRRSIMQTFGAQVTASPSMSTRAGKDILTKFPNHPGSLGTAISEAIELATSTPNCRYTLGSVLNHVSLHQTIIGLEAEKQMKMTGEYPDMVIGCFGGGSNFGGISFPFMRHNILEGKKTRFIAAEPASCPKLTRGKFQYDFGDEAGYTPLLPMFTLGHNFTPANIHAGGLRYHGAGTIVSQLLKDKLMEAVDIPQLDTFKAGCLFAQTEGIIPAPESSHAIAAAILEANKCKETGEKKVILFNLSGHGLIDMASYDKYFSGDLVNYSLSDEEIAENLEKIGSLA; the protein is encoded by the coding sequence ATGAGTAATCAAACCAAGAAATTCATTCTTCCTGAAGAGGAAATTCCACATTATTGGTACAATATTCAGGCAGATATGGTAAATAAGCCTATGCCTCCGCTTCATCCAGGAACCAAACAGCCACTTAAAGCAGAAGACTTATATCCAATATTCGCTCAAGAGTTAGCAAAACAAGAATTAAACCAAGAAGATGCATGGGTTGAAATTCCGGAAGATGTACGTGAGCTTTATAAAAACTATCGTTGCACACCCTTGGTTCGTGCATACGGTCTGGAAAAAGCACTGGGAACGCCTGCTCATATTTACTTTAAAAATGAAAGCGTAAGTCCGGTTGGTTCACATAAATTAAACTCTGCTATTGCTCAGGCATACTATTGCAAGAAAGAAGGAATTACAAATATTACTACAGAAACAGGCGCCGGACAATGGGGAGCTGCCATGTCCTATGCTGCAAAGGCTTTCGGACTAGAGCTAGCCGTTTATATGGTTAAAATCAGCTACGAACAGAAACCATATCGCCGCTCTATTATGCAGACTTTCGGTGCACAGGTAACTGCTTCGCCTTCAATGTCTACTCGTGCTGGTAAAGATATTCTGACTAAATTTCCAAATCACCCGGGATCACTTGGTACTGCTATTTCTGAAGCGATAGAACTGGCTACTAGCACACCCAATTGCAGATATACACTTGGATCTGTTTTAAATCACGTATCACTTCACCAAACAATTATTGGTCTGGAAGCAGAAAAACAAATGAAAATGACCGGCGAATATCCCGATATGGTTATTGGTTGTTTCGGAGGTGGATCTAACTTTGGTGGTATTTCATTTCCTTTCATGCGTCATAACATTCTTGAAGGAAAGAAAACAAGATTTATTGCTGCAGAACCGGCATCTTGTCCTAAACTGACAAGAGGAAAATTTCAGTATGACTTCGGTGATGAAGCTGGCTACACTCCTCTATTGCCAATGTTTACTCTGGGGCACAACTTCACTCCGGCAAATATCCATGCAGGCGGTCTTCGTTATCATGGTGCTGGAACAATTGTTTCTCAATTACTTAAAGATAAGCTTATGGAAGCTGTTGATATACCACAACTTGATACATTCAAGGCCGGCTGCTTGTTTGCACAAACAGAAGGTATTATTCCAGCTCCAGAATCAAGCCATGCTATTGCAGCAGCCATTCTGGAAGCCAATAAATGCAAGGAAACTGGCGAAAAGAAGGTAATCCTCTTTAATCTTTCCGGCCATGGACTGATTGATATGGCGTCATATGATAAGTATTTCTCAGGAGATTTGGTTAACTATTCATTAAGTGATGAAGAAATTGCTGAAAACCTGGAAAAAATTGGAAGCCTAGCTTAA
- a CDS encoding polysaccharide biosynthesis/export family protein: protein MNQRNYIFLLLFAIIGFSSCSSYKNVPYLKDSEKFTAEDYAKSAVLYTARIMPKDLLTITVSTITNPEDAYPFNLTVPSPISAAKNITTQPAMQTYLVDNNGNVNFPVLGSIKLSGLTKTGAEDLLKGKLKEYLKEDPIVTVRLVNYKISVIGEVTRPNTYTVENEKINIFEALALAGDLTVYGKRENVKIIRELEDGQKQIAVLSLNDKNIIFSPYFYLQQNDVVYIQPNKAKAQGSDIGSMTSILISTTSILVSLAGLIVTILK, encoded by the coding sequence ATGAATCAAAGAAATTACATTTTTCTTTTATTATTCGCTATAATTGGATTTTCTTCATGTTCTTCTTATAAGAATGTACCTTATTTGAAAGATTCAGAAAAATTCACAGCAGAAGATTATGCTAAAAGTGCTGTTTTGTATACTGCGCGAATTATGCCTAAAGACTTGTTGACAATTACTGTTAGCACAATTACAAATCCGGAAGATGCATATCCATTCAATTTAACAGTTCCTTCTCCAATATCTGCCGCTAAGAATATTACTACTCAGCCAGCTATGCAGACTTATTTGGTTGATAATAATGGGAATGTAAACTTTCCAGTTCTTGGGTCAATTAAATTGAGCGGATTGACCAAAACGGGGGCAGAAGATTTACTAAAAGGAAAACTTAAAGAATATCTCAAAGAAGATCCAATTGTAACGGTTCGTTTGGTCAATTATAAGATTTCGGTTATAGGCGAAGTTACAAGACCTAACACTTATACTGTAGAAAATGAAAAGATTAACATCTTTGAAGCTCTAGCTTTAGCTGGAGATCTTACTGTATATGGTAAAAGAGAAAACGTTAAAATTATCCGTGAATTGGAAGATGGTCAAAAACAAATTGCAGTACTTAGTCTGAATGACAAGAATATTATTTTTTCTCCTTATTTTTATTTGCAACAAAACGATGTTGTATATATTCAGCCAAATAAGGCGAAAGCTCAAGGTTCAGATATTGGTTCTATGACAAGTATTTTAATATCTACCACTTCGATACTTGTTTCATTGGCTGGTTTGATAGTCACTATCCTTAAATAA
- a CDS encoding FAD:protein FMN transferase — protein MFLVKVQTKLMGNQFEFHALSENEELGKEQIACAINEVKRIEKLFTTYSDDSITNEVNRNAGVKPTVVPDEFFNLVYRAQKISALTQGYFDLSYGSLDKDFWNFNQALTKLPDPQEAKKAVHLIDYRNILLNNDTRTIFLKNKGMRIGFGGIGKGYAADCAKRVMLEAGVTNGIISAAGDLNAWGYQEDGSPWTVGIANPNLKQTYFSTLNITNKAIATSGNYEKFVTINNQIYSHTINPRTGYPIKGIKSVTIITTNAELADAMATPINILGVANGLNLINQLNGIECILVDDNNKLYLSNNIKLIE, from the coding sequence ATGTTTCTTGTTAAGGTACAAACCAAACTAATGGGCAACCAGTTTGAGTTCCACGCGTTGAGTGAGAATGAAGAATTAGGGAAAGAGCAAATTGCTTGTGCTATTAATGAAGTGAAACGGATTGAGAAGTTATTTACTACTTATAGTGATGACAGCATTACAAATGAGGTAAACAGAAATGCCGGAGTAAAACCAACGGTAGTACCTGATGAGTTTTTTAATCTAGTTTACAGAGCACAGAAAATATCAGCACTGACACAAGGCTATTTTGATCTCTCTTATGGATCTCTCGATAAGGACTTTTGGAATTTCAATCAAGCTTTGACTAAACTACCCGATCCGCAAGAAGCCAAAAAAGCAGTACATCTTATCGATTATAGAAATATATTACTCAATAACGATACAAGAACAATTTTCCTTAAAAACAAAGGTATGCGCATTGGTTTTGGAGGTATTGGTAAAGGATATGCTGCCGATTGTGCCAAGCGCGTAATGCTTGAAGCAGGAGTAACGAATGGTATTATTAGTGCGGCAGGCGACTTAAATGCCTGGGGATATCAGGAAGATGGTTCACCATGGACTGTAGGTATAGCCAATCCGAATCTGAAGCAGACTTATTTTTCCACGCTCAATATTACCAATAAAGCAATTGCTACTTCCGGTAATTATGAAAAATTTGTAACTATCAATAATCAGATCTATTCACATACTATCAATCCCAGAACTGGTTATCCAATAAAAGGCATAAAGAGCGTGACAATAATTACCACTAATGCTGAGTTAGCTGATGCAATGGCCACTCCGATAAATATCTTAGGTGTTGCCAACGGCTTGAATCTTATCAATCAGTTAAATGGTATTGAGTGCATTCTTGTTGACGACAATAATAAATTATATCTCTCCAACAACATTAAACTTATAGAATGA
- a CDS encoding DUF4266 domain-containing protein, with protein sequence MKKKTFFIAFGCSLLLLTSCTTVKSFQKSRINDAEMGLASRKIEKYENNFLLYREGASGGNGGKTGGGCGCN encoded by the coding sequence ATGAAAAAGAAAACTTTTTTTATAGCATTTGGATGTAGCTTATTACTGCTTACATCCTGCACAACAGTTAAGTCCTTCCAGAAATCAAGAATCAATGATGCTGAGATGGGACTTGCTAGTCGCAAAATTGAGAAATACGAGAACAACTTTTTGCTTTATAGAGAAGGGGCATCGGGTGGTAATGGAGGAAAAACCGGCGGTGGTTGCGGTTGTAACTAA
- a CDS encoding thioredoxin family protein has translation MVKKLVLILGIILVATYANAQVLNMNDAQAAAKKENKLILIKFSGSDWCGPCILLKKTIFDSSEFQSFANKKLALINADFPRQKKNQLSKEQQEQNDKLAEKYNPQGDFPFLVLTDANGSILKTWNGYDKKHTVEDYIKEINSYIK, from the coding sequence ATGGTAAAAAAGTTAGTTCTTATTCTCGGAATAATACTTGTGGCTACATATGCTAACGCCCAAGTGCTAAACATGAATGACGCTCAGGCAGCGGCAAAAAAGGAAAACAAGTTGATCCTAATAAAATTTTCAGGATCAGATTGGTGTGGTCCTTGTATATTACTAAAGAAAACAATCTTTGATTCTTCTGAATTTCAATCATTTGCTAATAAAAAGTTAGCATTGATTAATGCTGATTTCCCTCGACAGAAGAAAAACCAATTATCTAAAGAACAACAAGAACAGAATGATAAGCTAGCCGAAAAATATAATCCTCAGGGAGATTTCCCTTTTCTTGTATTGACTGATGCAAACGGAAGTATCCTAAAAACATGGAATGGTTATGACAAAAAGCACACGGTGGAAGATTATATTAAGGAAATAAACTCCTATATAAAATAA
- a CDS encoding polysaccharide biosynthesis tyrosine autokinase yields MSEEFSKMGVEDQSEEFNIQEIFFKYLSYWKWFIISLIVCLALAFVYLRYTTPVYNVSAAVIIKDDKKGGNGTSELSVFEGMGLLGGSNNIDNEIEVLKSKSTIKSVVNALGLHTSYRVKGSITSTELYANSPIEVKMDPLVLDSLSGGIMLNLTMNPNRSLNVEGLVKGEEVKTTLYSLPALLRTSVGDLTVSYNPNSSSFVNKVIEVSINRPISVAKAYLGRLSVAATSKTTSVVDLSLSETNRKRGEDFLAKLVEVYNRDAMEDKNKVALNTKLFIDDRIAIIDKELGSAEKTVEDYKRGQKMTDLKTDAELSLQTSSEYGKKLVEAETQLNLVDYLQKHVSNKANRYSLVPSNVGLEDPTLVATINEYNKALLERDRLLRTASENNPTVLGLNGKLDALRVGVTAAIASVQHGLVIAKKDINRQTRLFNSQIENAPTQERVYTELSRQQLIKANLFEMLLQKREENNLSLAATANSAKIIDEPLASDAPVSPKRSIIYLVAFILGLVIPVAIIYIIELFQYKIRSRADVDKVNKLPFLAEIPNHEGEGNIAVRENDNASIAEAFRLLRTNLLFILGADKKVILFTSTQGGEGKSFVSLNAAISLALLNKKVVVVGLDIRKPRMAEYLNLNAKNGITSYLSGFEDNLDNLIVPSGIHPNLYALPAGPLPPNPSEQLVKESLDKAFEYLRSEYDYIIVDSAPIGVVTDTLIINRVVDATAYVCRVNYSNKVNLKVANEIMEQKKLTNMSLVVNGVDNSRRGYGYGYGYGYGYGYVYGYGEDNEKKQKKSRKKRKHDSEDTNS; encoded by the coding sequence ATGTCTGAAGAATTTAGTAAAATGGGTGTTGAAGATCAATCTGAAGAATTTAATATTCAGGAAATATTTTTCAAATACCTATCATATTGGAAATGGTTTATAATATCTTTAATAGTTTGTTTAGCACTTGCTTTCGTCTATTTAAGATATACAACTCCAGTTTATAATGTTTCTGCAGCTGTAATCATCAAAGATGATAAAAAAGGTGGAAATGGAACGAGTGAGCTATCTGTCTTTGAAGGAATGGGATTATTGGGTGGCTCAAATAATATTGATAATGAAATCGAAGTTCTGAAATCAAAGTCGACAATAAAATCTGTAGTGAATGCTTTGGGATTGCATACATCTTATAGAGTAAAAGGATCTATTACTTCTACTGAACTTTATGCTAATAGCCCGATAGAAGTTAAAATGGATCCTTTGGTGCTAGACTCTTTGTCGGGAGGTATTATGCTTAATTTAACGATGAATCCTAACAGAAGTCTTAATGTTGAAGGTCTTGTAAAAGGTGAGGAAGTTAAAACGACTTTATATTCTCTTCCTGCATTGTTAAGAACCTCTGTTGGTGATTTAACCGTATCTTATAATCCAAATTCTTCATCTTTTGTTAATAAAGTAATTGAAGTGTCTATAAACAGACCAATTAGTGTTGCTAAAGCTTATTTAGGAAGACTCTCTGTTGCTGCTACTTCTAAAACAACATCTGTTGTTGATCTTTCGTTATCTGAAACCAATCGTAAACGTGGTGAGGACTTTCTGGCAAAATTAGTTGAGGTATACAACCGTGATGCTATGGAAGATAAAAATAAAGTTGCGTTGAACACAAAACTATTTATTGATGATCGTATAGCTATTATAGATAAAGAACTGGGGTCCGCAGAGAAAACTGTGGAAGATTATAAGCGTGGTCAAAAAATGACTGATTTAAAAACTGATGCTGAGTTGTCTTTGCAAACTAGCAGTGAATATGGGAAAAAATTAGTTGAGGCAGAAACACAACTTAATTTGGTAGATTATTTACAGAAGCATGTAAGTAATAAAGCTAATAGATATTCTCTGGTTCCAAGTAATGTAGGTCTTGAAGATCCAACTTTGGTTGCAACAATCAATGAATATAATAAAGCACTATTGGAGCGTGATAGGTTATTGCGCACGGCTTCAGAGAATAATCCAACAGTGTTAGGGTTGAATGGAAAACTGGATGCTTTAAGAGTAGGTGTAACGGCTGCAATCGCAAGTGTGCAGCATGGTTTAGTTATTGCAAAAAAGGATATCAATCGTCAAACGAGATTATTTAATAGTCAAATAGAGAATGCTCCTACTCAGGAACGCGTATATACAGAACTTTCTCGTCAACAATTAATTAAGGCTAATTTATTTGAAATGTTGCTTCAAAAGCGCGAAGAAAATAATCTTTCTTTGGCTGCTACAGCTAATAGTGCTAAGATAATTGATGAACCTTTAGCTTCAGATGCTCCGGTGTCTCCAAAGCGTTCCATTATTTACTTAGTTGCATTTATTCTTGGATTAGTTATTCCTGTAGCGATTATATATATTATTGAATTGTTTCAATATAAGATTCGTTCACGAGCTGATGTTGATAAAGTTAACAAATTGCCATTTTTGGCCGAGATTCCTAATCATGAAGGAGAGGGTAATATTGCAGTTAGAGAGAATGATAATGCCTCTATTGCAGAAGCTTTTCGTTTGTTACGTACCAACTTATTGTTTATATTAGGTGCTGATAAGAAAGTAATTTTATTTACATCGACTCAGGGAGGAGAAGGTAAGAGCTTTGTTAGTTTGAATGCGGCTATTAGTTTGGCTCTTTTAAATAAAAAAGTAGTGGTAGTAGGTTTGGATATTCGTAAACCTCGTATGGCTGAATATCTTAACTTAAATGCTAAAAATGGTATAACAAGTTATTTATCAGGTTTTGAAGATAACTTGGATAATTTGATTGTTCCTTCAGGAATCCATCCTAATTTGTATGCATTACCTGCGGGTCCACTTCCACCAAACCCTTCTGAACAACTGGTTAAAGAGTCCTTGGACAAAGCTTTTGAATATTTACGTAGTGAATATGATTATATCATTGTTGATTCTGCCCCTATTGGAGTAGTAACAGATACTTTGATTATTAATCGTGTGGTTGACGCAACAGCATATGTTTGCCGTGTTAATTATTCAAATAAGGTAAATCTTAAGGTTGCAAATGAGATTATGGAGCAGAAAAAGCTAACCAATATGTCACTTGTGGTTAATGGAGTTGATAATAGTCGAAGAGGCTACGGCTATGGTTATGGCTACGGCTATGGTTATGGATACGTTTATGGCTATGGAGAAGACAATGAAAAGAAACAAAAGAAATCACGTAAGAAAAGAAAACATGATAGCGAAGATACAAATTCGTAA
- the nfo gene encoding deoxyribonuclease IV: MKYIGAHVSASGGVEFAPVNANEIGANAFALFTKNQRQWVSKPLTTESIKLFKENCEKYDIKADYILPHDSYLINLGHPEEEGLQKSRAAFLDEMQRCEQLGLKLINFHPGSHLSKIDPEECLTRIAESINIALDKTKGVTAVIENTAGQGTNMGNEFWQLKHIIDRVEDKDRVGVCLDTCHTFTAGYDFLNEENYEKVFKEFNDVVGFNYLRAIHLNDSKKALGTRVDRHDSIGKGFISIDFFKRFMKDSRFDNMPIILETPDETLWKEEISLLRSFE, from the coding sequence ATGAAATATATTGGAGCACACGTAAGTGCATCTGGCGGAGTAGAGTTTGCTCCGGTAAATGCAAACGAAATAGGAGCAAATGCTTTTGCTCTTTTTACTAAGAATCAGCGTCAGTGGGTATCTAAACCGCTGACCACAGAGAGCATAAAACTTTTTAAGGAAAACTGTGAGAAATATGATATCAAAGCAGATTATATACTTCCTCACGACAGCTACCTGATTAATCTTGGCCATCCTGAGGAAGAAGGATTGCAGAAAAGTCGCGCCGCATTCCTTGACGAGATGCAGCGTTGCGAACAATTGGGCTTGAAATTGATAAATTTTCATCCAGGTAGTCATCTAAGCAAAATCGATCCTGAAGAATGCCTCACTAGAATTGCCGAGTCTATCAATATAGCTTTGGATAAGACCAAAGGAGTAACAGCGGTTATTGAAAACACGGCCGGACAAGGTACCAATATGGGCAACGAATTTTGGCAATTAAAACATATTATTGATCGCGTGGAAGATAAAGATCGCGTTGGAGTATGCCTCGACACTTGTCATACCTTCACCGCTGGCTACGATTTTCTAAATGAAGAAAACTACGAAAAAGTATTTAAAGAGTTTAACGATGTTGTTGGATTCAATTATTTACGTGCTATCCATTTGAACGATTCCAAAAAAGCTCTTGGCACAAGGGTAGATCGCCATGACAGCATAGGTAAAGGCTTTATAAGCATCGATTTCTTCAAACGTTTTATGAAAGATTCTCGTTTTGATAATATGCCTATTATTCTGGAAACACCCGATGAAACTCTTTGGAAAGAGGAAATTTCATTATTGAGAAGTTTCGAATAA
- a CDS encoding DUF4738 domain-containing protein, with protein MKRIIPYFILPIFLLCMSACNNKSSKQEKKGTITTDSVDSSGIQKMQESKSEQTIKMKGISYHVVLHRIANDTLSRVKTEAGEWFTDNTISLQITRNNGGKLFSKTFTKKSFSSIVPADFLSHSILEGMVFDKVTEKGLSFAASVCYPQTDLYFPLRITIKPDGSMGMAKEELMEDTYPEDKE; from the coding sequence ATGAAACGAATAATCCCCTATTTTATTTTGCCGATTTTCTTACTGTGTATGTCGGCATGTAATAACAAAAGTAGTAAACAAGAAAAAAAAGGAACAATTACTACAGATAGTGTTGATTCCAGCGGAATACAAAAAATGCAGGAATCTAAGAGCGAGCAGACTATTAAAATGAAAGGTATATCTTATCACGTAGTTCTTCATCGCATAGCTAATGATACCTTGTCTCGTGTAAAGACTGAAGCTGGTGAATGGTTTACAGACAATACGATTAGTCTTCAAATTACTCGAAATAATGGTGGGAAATTATTTAGCAAAACATTTACTAAGAAAAGTTTTTCTTCTATAGTACCCGCAGATTTTCTTTCGCACTCAATTCTGGAAGGTATGGTTTTTGATAAAGTAACTGAGAAAGGGTTAAGTTTTGCGGCTAGTGTTTGTTATCCCCAAACCGATCTTTATTTCCCATTACGAATTACTATTAAGCCAGACGGTTCCATGGGTATGGCAAAAGAAGAACTTATGGAAGATACGTATCCTGAAGATAAAGAGTAA
- a CDS encoding L-serine ammonia-lyase, with amino-acid sequence MKSIKELYRIGNGPSSSHTMGPKKAAELFLTRHPEATSYNVTLYGSLAATGKGHFTDVAIISVLKPHASVNIIWQPKIFLPFHPNGMTFEAIDNEGKEIESWTVYSVGGGALIEEEGPIGGDNREIYGMNSMQEILNWCEVSGKSYWEYVQECEDSDIWDYLSEVWATMKASIKRGLEQEGVLPGPLNLRRKAATYFIRASGYKQSLRSRGLVFAYALAVSEENASGGQIVTAPTCGSCGVVPAVLYHLQESREFSDARILRALATAGLFGNVVKTNASISGAEVGCQGEVGVACAMASAAANQLFGGSPAQIEYAAEMGLEHHLGMTCDPVCGLVQIPCIERNAYAAARALDANLFSSFTDGIHRVSFDKVVQVMKQTGHDLPSLYKETGEGGLAKDYKQM; translated from the coding sequence ATGAAATCAATTAAAGAACTATATAGAATTGGGAACGGTCCTTCAAGTAGTCACACAATGGGCCCCAAAAAGGCTGCTGAACTTTTTCTCACCCGCCACCCAGAAGCGACCTCTTATAATGTAACACTATACGGAAGTCTTGCGGCTACCGGTAAAGGTCACTTTACTGATGTAGCAATTATTTCCGTATTGAAGCCTCATGCTTCAGTAAATATCATCTGGCAACCAAAAATATTTTTACCATTTCATCCTAATGGAATGACTTTCGAGGCTATCGATAATGAAGGTAAGGAAATAGAAAGCTGGACTGTTTACAGCGTAGGCGGAGGAGCTCTAATCGAAGAAGAAGGCCCAATCGGAGGAGATAACAGAGAAATCTACGGAATGAACAGTATGCAGGAGATTCTTAATTGGTGTGAGGTTAGCGGAAAAAGCTACTGGGAATATGTACAAGAGTGTGAAGACAGCGACATTTGGGATTATCTGTCTGAGGTATGGGCCACAATGAAAGCATCTATTAAGCGAGGGCTGGAGCAAGAAGGAGTTTTACCTGGTCCTTTAAACCTTCGCAGAAAAGCTGCAACATACTTTATTCGTGCCAGCGGATACAAACAATCTCTTCGTTCTCGCGGCTTAGTCTTTGCTTATGCACTAGCAGTAAGCGAGGAGAATGCTTCGGGAGGACAGATTGTCACTGCTCCTACTTGCGGATCATGTGGAGTAGTTCCGGCGGTTCTCTATCATTTGCAGGAAAGCCGTGAATTCAGTGACGCAAGAATCTTGCGAGCTTTGGCCACAGCCGGACTTTTCGGAAATGTAGTGAAAACAAACGCTTCCATATCCGGGGCAGAAGTTGGCTGTCAGGGTGAAGTTGGTGTGGCTTGTGCCATGGCTTCGGCAGCTGCCAACCAGCTATTTGGTGGAAGTCCGGCACAAATAGAATATGCAGCTGAAATGGGATTGGAACATCACCTAGGCATGACTTGCGATCCCGTATGTGGGCTGGTTCAGATCCCTTGCATCGAACGTAACGCTTACGCAGCAGCCCGCGCTCTGGATGCAAACCTATTTTCATCCTTCACGGATGGCATTCATCGCGTATCTTTCGACAAAGTGGTACAGGTTATGAAACAAACAGGACACGACTTACCTTCTTTATACAAGGAAACAGGTGAAGGCGGACTAGCAAAAGATTATAAGCAGATGTAA